AGCTCGCGGTTGATGAAGGTGACGTTGTGGACGGCGTCCTGGCTCATGGGTGTTGTTGTCATGCGTCGTCGTGCGGGAAACGGAAATGCTAACGTGTTCGAGGGCGCTGCGCCTGTGGCTGGCGCTGCATGCACCCGATTGTGTTACGTTCATATTACGCCGACGTGACAGCTCGTGGCGGCAGCGCTCGGGCCCCGGGTGCTATCATCCGCCAGACTTTCGTCATTGCCTTCCGTGGTCCATCGCAACATGCACAAAGAACTGGTCGCCGCCGTTGATCTGGGTTCCAACAGTTTTCGCTTGCAGGTGGGACGCACCGTCAACGACCAGATCTATCCGCTTGACGGACTCAAGGAGCCGGTGCGGCTGGCCGCCGGCCTCGGGGGCGACAAGTTTCTCGACGACGCCGCCCAGGTGCGGGGGCTCACGGCCCTGAGCCGCTTCGGCGAGCGGCTGGCGGATTTCCCCCCGCACCGCGTCCGCGCGGTGGCCACCAACACCCTGCGGGTGGCGAAGAACGCGCCCGAGTTCCTGATCAAGGCCGAAGCGGCGCTCGGCTTTCCCATCGAGGTCATCGCCGGTCGCGAGGAAGCCCGCCTCATCTACGTGGGCGTGGCCCACACCCTGCCCGAACCGCACCGCCAGCAGCTGGTGGTGGACATCGGCGGCGGTTCGACCGAGTTCATCATCGGGCGCTCCTTCAAGCCGGCGGAGCTCGAGTCGCTGTACATGGGCTGCGTGAGCTACACCCTGCGCTTCTTTCCCGAGGGGCGGCTCGACAAGAAGGCCTTCAAGGAAGCGGAACTGGCCGCCCAGCGCGAGCTCCAGACCATCGTCAATCCGTTCACCGACGTGGGCTGGGAGCTGGCGGTCGGTTCGAGCGGTACCGCCAAGTCGCTGCGCGACCTGCTCGTGGCCAATGGCTTTTCCGACGGGGAAATCACCCGTGAGGGGCTCGAATCGCTCCGACAGGCACTGATCAAGTGCGGTTCCATGACCAAGTTGTCGCTCGACGGCATCAAGGCCGATCGCCTGCCGGTGTTGCCGGGCGGGCTGGCCATCATGCTGGCGGTGTTCAAGGCCTTCGATCTGGAGCAGATGCTGTTCTCCGAAGGGGCGCTGCGCCTGGGCGTGCTGTACGACCTGCTCGGTCGCTATCACCATCACGACCTGCGCGATGCCACCGTCGAGGCCTTTGCGGCACGCTACAGTGTCGATCGTGCCCAGGCCGCGCGGGTGGCGGCGACGGCGGTCTATCTGCTCGAGCAGCTCGATCCGCGTGCCGCTCACCCGGACAACCTCGATCGCCGCTTCCTCGTCTGGGCCGCGACCCTGCATGAAGTCGGGATCTCGGTGGCCCATTCGAGCTACCACAAGCACAGCGCCTACATCCTCGGCAATGCCGACATGCCGGGCTTTTCGCGCATGGACCAGGGCCGGCTGTCGCGGCTCGTGCTCGGGCATCGCGGCAAGCTCTCGCGCCTGTCGGTCATCGACCCGGAAAGCAGCGACTGGCAACTGATCGCGTGCCTGCGCTTCGCGGTGGTGTTCCATCGCGCCCGCACGGAGCGGGAATGCCCACCGGTGCGCATCGAACGGGTCGGGCATGGATTTGCGCTGAGCGCCGAGGCCGACTGGCTGGATGATTCGCCGCTGACCGCGGCGACGCTCAATGACGAGGTCGCACAGTGGAATGCCATCGGGCATCCACTGACGGTGGCCACCTGTGAACGCATCGTTGACCACGAATGACACGGCTGCATGGAATGCCCGCAACTGCGACGGATTGACGGACGCCTGCACCCGCAGGGGGACTGGACGCTGGCCGCGTTGGGGGCGGATGTCGCGCGCCTGCGCCGTGCGCTGGTCCACGCGGACGGTGCCTCGTGGGATCTGGCCGGCGTCACCCGGCTGGACAGCTTCGGCGCGATGCTCCTGTGGCGCGCCTGGGGGCACCGGCTCCCCGAAGGCCTGGCGGTGCCGGCGGCCTTCGAAAACCATTTCGCGCGCCTGGCGCAGATCGATCGCGTGCCCAGCGGCAAGCGGCCGCGCTTCGGCCCGGTCGATGCGCTGGCGTCGCTGGGGCATCTGTACCTGGGGTTTGTCGGCCACGTGGCCGATTTCCTCGCCCTGATCGGGCGTTTGCTGATCGACGTGTTCTACCTGCTGGGCCGGCCGCGAGACTGGCCGCTCAAGGAGTTCTCCGCCAATCTGCACAAGACCGGCGTGCGCGCCATGCCCGTGAGCGCCCTGGTGGGCTTCCTCATCGGCGTGGTGCTTTCCTACCTGTCCGCGCTCCAACTCAAGGCCTTCGGGGCGGACATCTACATCGTCAACATCCTCGGCATGGGCATCATCCGCGAGCTCGGGCCGGTCCTGGTGTCGGTGCTGGTGGCCGGGCGCTCGGGTTCGGCCATGACCGCCCAGCTCGGCGTCATGCGGGTGACCGAGGAGGTCGATGCGCTCACGGTGATGGGCATCTCCCGCTATGTGCGCCTGGTGCTGCCCAAGGTGATGGCCCTGAGCGTGGCGATGCCGCTGCTGGTGCTGTGGACCTCGGCCATCGCGCTGATCGGCGGCATGGTGTCCGCCGAACTGCAACTGGGGCTCAACTACGGCTTCTTCATCGAGGCGCTGCCCAAGGCGGTGCCGGCGGCGAACCTGGTGATTGCACTCTCGAAAGGGGTGGTCTTCGGCATCCTCATCGCCCTCGTGGCCTGCCATTTCGGCCTGCGGGTCAAACCCAACACCGAGAGCCTGAGCGCCAACACCACCGCGTCGGTGGTGACCTCGATCACCACCGTCATTTTGGTGGACGCGGTGTTCGCCATCGCCACCAAATCCATCGGGGTGCCGATTTGAGCGCCCCGGTGGTCCGCTTGCGGGGGCTGTCCACCCGCTTCGGCGCGACCTGGGTGCACCGGGGCATCGACCTGGACATCGCGGCCGGCGAGGTGGTGTCGCTGGTGGGGGGCTCCGGCAGCGGCAAGACGACCCTGCTGCGCCAGATCGTCGGCCTGCTGCAACCGGCCGAAGGCGAGGTGCTGCTGTTCGGCGAGCCGCTGTTCGCCGGCTCCCGGGAGGTCCAGCTGCGGCGCCGGCGCCGTTTTGCCATGTGCTTCCAGCAGGGGGCGCTGTTTTCCGCGCTGACGGTGTTCGAGAACATCGCCTTTCCGCTGCGCGAGAGCCGGGTGGCGACCGAGGCGGAGATCCGCGAGCTGGTGGCGCTCAAGCTGAGCATGGTGCAGTTGCAGCCCGAGCATGCCGACCTGATGCCGGCGGAGCTGTCGGGTGGGATGATCAAACGGGTGGCACTCGCGCGGGCGCTGGCGCTGGAGCCGGAGCTGCTGCTGCTCGACGAGCCGACCGCCGGGCTCGATCCGACCCGCAGCGCGGCCTTCGTCGATCTGGTCAAGGATCTGCAGCGCCAGCTCGGGCTCACCGTGGTGCTGGTCACCCATGACCTGGATACCCTGGCCGCGCTGTCGTCGCGGGTGGCGGTGCTGGCCGAGCAGCGGATTCTCGCCTATGACACGCTGGACGGCGTGTTGCAGGTGAAGCATCCTTTCATCGAAGAATTTTTCCTCAGCGAACGCAGCGCCCGCGCGATCGCGCGGGGCAGAGAGGCTTGAAGCATGGAAAACCGCGCCCACGCCATCCTGGCGGGTCTGTTCGTCGTGGTACTCGGCATCGCTACGGCGGTTGCGCTGTGGTGGTTCTCGGGCGCACGCGAGCCCATGCGCGAGGTCGAACTGGTGAGCCAGGGCAACGTGACCGGGCTCAATCTGCAGGCGGCGGTGCGCTATCGCGGCATCTCCGCTGGCCGGGTCGAAGAGATCGTCATCGACCCGACCGATCCGCGCGACATCGTCGTGCGCATCAGCCTGCGCAAGGATCTGCCGCTGACCCGGGGGACCACGGCCTCGCTGGGTTATCAGGGCGTCACCGGCCTGGCCTTCGTGCAGCTGGAGGATCGGGGCGAGGATCTGCGCCCCCTCGAAGCGGCCCCCGGCGCGTTGCCGCGGATCGCGCTGGCCCCGAGCCTGATGGATGAACTGTCCAACGTGGCGCTCGACGCCATGGCCCAGTTCAAGACCGTGGCCCAGCAGTTCAAGCAGCTGTTCGCCGACGAGAACGTGGCGCGTATGGGCGAGGCCCTCAAGCGGCTCGAGTCGGCCGCGCGGGGGATGGACCGGACCTTCAATGAAGCGCCGGCGATGATCGCCTCGGTGCGCAAGATGTTCTCGCCGGAAAATCAGGCACGAATCGCGACCGCCATGGCTCATCTGGAGCAGGCCAGCGGCGAGGCGGGGCCCGCCATCGGGGAATTCCGCGCCCTGCTGGTGAAATTGCGTGAAACCAGCGAGCATATCGACCAGGCCTCGGTGGCGGCCGGTAACGACCTGCTCAACGGCTCGCTGCCGCGCCTGAACACGCTCATGAAGGAACTGACCGTGACCTCCCAGCGCCTGACGCGGTTGATCGAGGAGGTGGACGCCGCGCCGCAGATGTTGCTGCTCGGTCGCGGCACCCAGCCGCCCGGACCGGGCGAAGAGGGCTTCGATGGTGCCGGCAAGCAATAGGAGAGAGAGACGGATGCGACGGTTTGACTGGCGATGGTGCGCCGCACTGCTAATGGCGCTGGCCGTGTCGGCGTGCTCGTCCTTCGGCAAACCGGAGTCGCCGCCGACGATCTTCGATATCGCGCCGCTCGACGGGCAGGTGCGGCAGGTAGCGGTGCCGATGACCGATCTGGAGGTGCTCGCGCCGTCGTGGCTGGCTTCGTCGGCCATGCAATACCGGCTCGAACCGGTCAGCCGGCTGGAGCGCCGCTTCTATTCGACCAGCCGCTGGGCCGGCATGCCGGCGGAGATGCTCGAGGTCGCCTTCGGCCGCATGCTGCAGACCCAGCCCGCGCCCAACGGGGCCGGCTGCCGCCTGCGCGTGCAGCTGGACGAATTCATTCAGCGTTTCGACACTGCGGCCACGAGCAGCGGGCTGATCGAAATGCGGGCCAGCTTGCTCGCGCCGCGTACCGATGTCATCGTGGCCTATCGTTCGTTCTCGGTGGCGCGCCCGGCGCCCACCGCCGATGCGGCCGGCGGCGTCGTCGCCCTGCGTGACGGGGTCCATCGACTCGGCAACGAACTGGGCGACTGGCTGGTATCGCTGCCGGCCGGCCCATCCGATCAAGGCGTGATCGCGCGCTGCGCCCACTGAACAGCGCCGTAGAGACAATCCGGGGGAGAACCAGATGAGTCAAGACAACAGCAATCCGTATGCACACGGGCTGGACAAGTGTGATGCCAACTACGTGGCGCTCACGCCGCTGAGCTTTCTCGAGCGCAGCGCCTATGTGTATCCGGACCGCCTCGCCATCGTGCATGGCCAGCGCCGCTACACCTGGAAAGAGGTGGATAGCCGCGCCCGCCGGCTCGCCTCGGCGCTCAAGGCGCGCGGCGTCGGCAACGGCGACACCGTCGCGGTGGTGCTCAACAACACGCCGGAAATGTACGAAGCCCATTTCGGCGTGCCGGCCACCGGCGCGGTGCTCAACACCATCAACACCCGGCTCGACGCCGAGGCGATCGCCTTCATCCTCAATCACGGTGAAGCCAAGGTGCTGCTGACCGATCGCGAGTACGCGCGCACCATGGCCAAGGCGGTCGAGCTGGCGGGGCGGCCGGACATGCTCGTGATCGACGTGGACGATCCGGAATACCAGGGCCCCGGCGAGCGCATCGGCACGCTCGAATACGAAGCCTTCCTCGGCGAGGGTAATCCGGAGACGGCCTTCCAGATGCCGGCGGACGAGTGGGATCCGATCTCGCTCAACTACACCTCCGGCACCACCGGCAACCCGAAAGGGGTGGTCTATCACCACCGTGGCGCCTACCTGAACGCCATGTCGAACATCATTTCCTGGGGGATGCCGCCGCATTCGGTGTACCTGTGGACGCTGCCGATGTTCCACTGCAACGGCTGGTGCTTCCCGTGGACCATGGCCGCCAATGCCGGCATCAACGTGTGCCTGCGGCGGGTCGATCCGCGCCTCATCTTCGACGCCATTCGCGAACATGGCGTCACCCACTACTGCGGCGCTCCGATCGTCCATTCCATGCTCGCCAACGCGCCGGCCCAGTGGCGCGAGGGCATCGACCACAAGGTCTCCGGCCTGGTCGCTGCGGCGCCGCCGCCGGCCGCGGTCATCGAGGGCATGGCCAAGATCGGCTTCGACATCACCCATGTGTATGGCCTGACCGAGACCTACGGGCCGGCGGCGGTGTGCGCCAAGCACGACCACTGGGCCGATCTGCCCCTGGCCGAACAGGTGGCCCTCAACGGCCGCCAGGGGGTGCGCTACCACGCCCAGGAGGGCGTCACCGTGATGGATCCGCAGACCATGGAGCCGGTGCCCTGGGACGGCGAGACCATGGGCGAGATCATGTTCCGCGGCAACATCGTCATGAAGGGCTACCTCAAGAACGAGAAGGCCACCGAGGAGTCCTTCCGTGGCGGCTGGTACCACACCGGCGATCTGGCCGTCATGCAGCCGGATGGCTATGTGAAGATCAAGGACCGCTCCAAGGACATCATCATCTCCGGCGGCGAGAACATCTCCTCCATCGAGGTCGAGGACGCGCTCTACAAGCATCCGGCGGTGATGGCGGCAGCCGTGGTGGCCGCGCCCGATCCCAAGTGGGGTGAGGTGCCGGCGGCCTTCATCGAACTGAGGGAGGGCGCGACGGTCACCGAAGAAGACATCCGCGCGCACTGTCGCGAGCATCTGGCCGGCTTCAAGCAGCCGAAGATCATCGCCTTCTGCGAGGTGCCCAAGACCTCGACCGGCAAGATCCAGAAATTCGTGCTGCGCGAGCGCATCAAATCCACGTCGTCCTTCGAGTGAGGCGGCGTGTCCGGTCCGCCGCCCAGGCGGCGGACCACCAAACATACGAGGCGACGCCAGTCGCCCGAGGAGGAGAGAAGACATGACGGAACCGAACAACGAGCCCATGGTGCTGCGCGAGGATCGCGACGGCGCGGCCCATCTCACCCTGAACCGCCCGGGGCAGTTCAATGCCCTGTCCGATGCGATGCTCGGTGCCATCATCGAACGACTCGATGCGATCGCCGACGACCCGGCGGTCCGAGCGGTGGTGATCGGCGGGGCGGGCAAGGCCTTCTGCGCCGGCCACGACCTCAAGGAGATGCGTGCCAACCACACGCTGGATTTCCAGCAGGCGCTGTTCCGCAAGTGCGGCAAGCTCATGCTCAAGATCCAGCGCCTGCCGCAGCCGGTCATCGCGCGCATCCACGGCATCGCCACCGCCGCCGGCTGCCAGCTCGTCTCCATGTGCGATCTGGCGGTGGCGGCCGATGTGGCGCGCTTTGCCGTCTCCGGCATCAACGTCGGCCTGTTCTGTTCGACGCCGGCGGTTGGCATCTCCCGCAACATGGGGCGCAAGCAGGCTTTCGAGATGCTGGTCACCGGTGAATTCATCGACGCGACCGAGGCGCAGCGTCGCGGCCTGGTCAACCGGGTGGTCCCGCTCGAGGCGCTGGACGAGGCGGTCGACAAGCTCACCGCCGCCATCTGCGCGAAGACGCCGGTGGCGGTGCGCATGGGCAAGGAGCTGTTCTACCGCCAGCTCGAGACCGGCATCGAGGCGGCCTACCAGATGGCCTCCGAGACCATGGCATGCAACATGATGACCGAGGATGCCGCCGAAGGCATCGACGCCTTCATCGGCAAGCGCCCGCCCCAGTGGAAAGGGTGCTGAGCGCCGCGTACACGCCATGCTCATCGACACCCACTGCCACCTCGACGCGGCCGAGTTCGCCGCCGACCGGGCGGCGGTGATCGATCGGGCCCGCGCGGCCGGCGTTGCCGGCTTCGTGGTCCCCGGGGTGACCGCCGCGGGTTTCGACGGGCTCGACGAGCTGGCCGACGCGACGCCGGGCATGGCGCGCGCCTTCGGCCTGCATCCGCTGTATATCGATTGCGCCCGGCAGGCGGATCTGGATCTGCTCGCGGCCCGGCTGGAACGCGAAGACGTGGTCGCGGTGGGGGAGATCGGGCTCGATGGATTCGTGCCGACGCCGACCCTGGAGACACAGCTGCCCTGGTTCGAGGCCCAGCTCGCCTTGGCCCGCCGAGCCGGCTTGCCGGTCATCCTTCATGTCCGGCGGGCGGTGGATGCCATCACCGCCGCCGTGCGTCGCGCCGGCGTGGCCGGCGGCATCGCCCATGCCTTCAACGGCTCCGAGCAGCAGGCGCGTCAGCTCGCGGCGCTCGGGTTCAAGTTCGGTTTCGGCGGCACCCTGACCTATCCCGGCTCGCGGCGCATCCGTGCGCTTGCCCAGGCGCTGCCGCTGGAGTGGATCGTGCTCGAGACCGATGCCCCGGACATTGCCCCGGTGTGGGCCCGGGGGCAGCGCAACGAGCCGGCCACGGTGGCGCGCATCGCACAGGAACTGGCCGAGCTGCGCGGCCTGTCGGTCGAGGCCGTGATCGAGGCGACCGGGCGCAACGCGCTGGCGGTCCTACCCCGCCTCGGTGCTGTGCTCGCGGCGGCTTGAGGCCGAGCGTGCGATCAGATCGGCGATGTCCCGCTTGAGGGCGTCGAGATCCGGCGCATAGCGGTCGCAGAACATCAGCGAGACGCCGAACACGTAGGCATAGAGCAGCATGCTGCGGCTGGAGGCTTCGGCCATCGGCACCCCGCAGGCGAGGAACAGCGCGCGCGCGCATTCCAGGCGCTTGGTGTCCACCTCCTCGACCACGGCGGCCGCCACCGCGTCGCGCTTGGCCCAGTCCCGCACCGCCAGCTCGATCATGATGCCGCGTCGACTGCGACTGGTGCTGTACACATCGATGACGTGATGGATCTGCGCCAGCTCCTGGCCCGGTTCCGCGCGGGTCTGCTTGACGATGTCGCGAATGCGCCCGTCCTTCCAGTAGTCGAGCACCGCGTCGAGCAGGTCGCGACGATCCTTGAAGTGCCAGTAGAAGCTGCCCTTGGTGACTTTCTGGTGTTTGGCCAGCAGCTCCACCCGCAGTCCCGTGACCCCTTCCTTGGCCAGCAGCTCGATGGCGGCCAGCACCCAGGCTTTGCGGTCCAGCTGGACGCGCGGCTTTGGCGTTTGATTTTCCATACGCAACAGTATTGACAAAATTTGCCTCCATACGCTACCGTACGGAAACCTGATCGCCGGGTACCGGCCCTGCCGGCACCTGCGTGGAGTCACCCGAAGCCGCCCGGTGCCATAATGGGCACATCGGTACGCGGTGCCCGAGGCGCCGTTTCTAGAACGAAGTCGAAGAAGGAGTCCTGCCTTGAAGATTCTGGTTCCCGTCAAACGGGTCGTCGATTACAACGTGAAGGTACGTGTCAAGAGCGACGGCTCAGGTGTCGACATCGCGAACGTGAAGATGAGCATGAATCCGTTCGATGAAATCGCGGTGGAAGAGGCGGTGCGCCTCAAGGAAGCCGGCGTTGCCACCGAGGTGGTGGCCATCTCCTGCGGCGTCGCCCAGTGCCAGGAGACGCTGCGCACCGCCATGGCCATCGGCGCCGATCGCGGCATCCTGGTGCAGACCGACGAGGAGTTGCAGCCGCTGGCCGTGGCCAAGCTGCTCAAGGCCATCTGCGACAAGGAGTCCCCCGAGCTGGTGGTGCTCGGCAAGCAGGCCATCGACGACGACGCCAACCAGACCGGGCAGATGCTCGCCTCGCTGATGAACGTGGCCCAGGCCACCTTCGCCTCCAAGGTGGCGATCGCCGACGGCAAGGCCACGGTGACCCGCGAGATCGATGGCGGCCTGGAGACCCTTTCGATGTCGCTGCCGGCCATCGTGACCACCGATCTGCGCCTCAACGAGCCGCGCTACGCCACGTTGCCGAACATCATGAAGGCGAAGAAGAAGCCGCTCGAGACCGTCACGCCGGCTGACCTGGGTGTCGACGTCGCGCCGCGCCTGAAGACGCTCAAGGTCGAGGAGCCGCCCAAGCGCAGCGCCGGGGTGAAAGTGGCGGATGTGGCCGAACTGGTCGCCAAACTCAAGAACGAAGCCAAGGTGATCTGAACATGAGCATTCTCGTCATTGCAGAACACGACAACGCGGTGCTCAAGGCCGCGACCCTGAACACCGTCGCGGCCGCGCAGGCCATCGGCGGCGACATCGACCTGCTGGTGGCCGGCAGCGGCTGCGGCGCGGTGGCCGAGGCGGGCGCCCGTCTGGCCGGTGTGGGCCGGGTGCTGGTGGCCGATGCGGGCCACTACGCCGAGCACGGCGCCGAGAACCTGGCGGCGCTTGTCGTCGCCCGGGCCGGCGGCTACAGCCACATCCTCGCGCCGGCGAGCACCTTCGGCAAGAACCTGCTGCCGCGCGTGGCCGCCACGCTCGATGTGGCGCAGATCTCCGACATCATCGCGGTGGAGTCGGCCGATACCTTCAAGCGGCCGATCTACGCCGGCAACGCCATCGCCACCGTTCAGAGCGCCGATCCGGTCAAGCTCATCACCGTGCGCACCACGGCCTTCGAGGCGGTGGGCGAGGGCGGCTCGGCCGCGGTCGAAGCCATCGACGCGGCGGCCGACACCGGGCTCAGCGCCCTGGTCGGGCGCGAACTGACCAAGTCCGAGCGCCCGGAACTGGGCGCGGCGAGTGTGATCGTCTCCGGCGGTCGCGGCGTGGGCAGCAGCGAGAACTACCACGCCCTGCTCGAACCGCTGGCCGACAAGCTCGGCGCGGCGCTCGGCGCCAGCCGGGCGGCCGTCGATGCCGGCTACGTGCCCAACGACTACCAGGTGGGCCAGACCGGCAAGATCGTTGCGCCGCAGCTGTACGTGGCGGTGGGCATCTCCGGGGCGATCCAGCATCTGGCCGGCATGAAGGACTCGAAGGTGATCGTCGCCATCAACAAGGACGAGGAGGCGCCGATCTTCCAGGTCGCCGACTACGGTCTGGTGGCGGATCTGTTCGAGGCCGTGCCGGCCCTGACCGCCGCGCTGGGGTAAGCCGGAGGACGACGTGAATTTCGCTGCCGAGCTCTTTCCCACCGCCTGGCTCTGGGGGGCGGGCGTGCTCGCAGCGGCCGTCGCCGTGTGGATGGTGAGGACCGGGCCGTGGGCGAGTCTGCGCGACTCGCTCCGGCTCAACCTGTTCCTCGGCTGCGGGGTGATGCTCGCGTTGGTGTGGAGCCTCAAGGCCGGGGTCAATCCGGGCCTGAATCTGCATCTGATCGGCGCCATGGTGGTCACCCTGGTGCTGGGGCCGCAGCTGGGGCTGGGGGCGCTCGCGCTCGCCCTGGCGGGCATCACCCTCAACGGTGGCGCGCCCTGGTCGGCCTTTGCCATCAACTGGCTGGTCATGGGCGTGGTGCCGGTGCTCGTCGCCAACACCTACTTCCGCCTGGTCGAGCGCTACGCGCCCAAGCATTTCTTCGTGTTCATTTTTGTCATCGCGTTTTTCGGCAGTGCCGTCACGGCCGTGCTCGAAGGCGTCGTCGCGTCGCTGGTGCTGTGGGCGGCGGGCGCCTACAGCTTCGATTTCCTGGCCGCGAACTACCTGCCGTACTTCCTGCTGCTGGGGTTTTCAGAAGCCTGGCTGTCGGGGATGACGGTGACCCTGATGGTGGTGTTTCGCCCCGGCTGGGTGATTCGCTTCGATGATCGTGTCTATCTGTGGAACAAGTGATCCGGCGCCGACCGGACAACCATGATGAGGAGTGTAGGGAATGAGTGAGTACAGTGCCCCGATTCGGGACATGCAGTTCGTGTTGAAGGAACTGGCCGGCCTGGCCGACATCGGCCAGTTGCCCGGGTGCGAGGAAGCCTCCGAGGATCTGGTCGACGCGGTGCTGGAAGAAGCGGGCAAGTTCGCCACCGGCGTGCTCTCGCCGCTGAACCGCATCGGCGACCAGCAGGGCGCGCGCTGGAACGACGGCGAGGTGACCACGGCCGAGGGCTGGAAAGCCGCCTATACCCAGTTTTCCGAGTCCGGCTGGACCTCGCTGGCAGGGGATCCGGAGTATGGTGGCCAGGGCCTGCCCAAGATCGTCAATGTCGCGGTCATGGAAATGTGGAAATCCGCCAACATGGCCTTTTCCCTGTGCCCGATGCTGACCACCGGCGCCATCGAGGCGCTCGTGCTGCGTGGCACCGACGCGCAGAAGGCCACCTACCTGCCGCGCATGATCAGCGGCGAGTGGACCGGCACCATGAACCTGACCGAGCCGCAGGCCGGCTCCGATCTGGCCGCGGTGCGCACCAAGGCGGAGCCGCAGGCCGACGGCAGCTACCGGATCTTCGGGCAGAAGATCTTCATCACCTACGGTGAGCACGACATGACGGACAATATCGTCCATCTGGTGCTCGCGCGTCTGCCCGACGCCCCCGAGGGCGTGAAGGGCATCTCCCTGTTCGTCGTGCCCAAGTTCATGGTCAACGACGACGGTTCGCTCGGTGAGCGCAACGATGTGCACTGCGTGTCCATCGAACACAAGCTGGGCATCCATGCCAGCCCCACCTGCGTGCTCGCCTTCGGTGACAAGGGCGGTGCGGTCGGTTATCTGGTGGGCGAGGCCAACCGGGGCCTCGAGTACATGTTCATCATGATGAACGAGGCCCGCTTCGCCGTGGGCATGGAAGGTGTGGCGCTCTCCGAGCGGGCCTACCAGCAGGCCGTCGGCTACGCCCGCGATCGTGTCCAGGGGACGGAAGCGGGTGTGCGCGGTGGCCCCAAGGTGCCCATCATCCGCCACGCCGATGTGCGCCGCCTGCTCATGTCCATGCGTTCCCAGACCGAGGCCATGCGTGCCGTGGCCTACGTGGTCGCCGCCGCCACCGATGTGGCCCACAACCATGCGGACGAGGGCGAACGTGCCCGCGCCCAGGCCTTTGTCGACCTGATGATCCCCATCGTCAAGGGCTGGAGCACCGAGAACTCGGTGGACATCGCCTCCATGGGGGTGCAGGTGCACGGCGGCATGGGCTTCATCGAGGAGACCGGCGCCGCCCAGCATCTGCGCGATGCCCGCATCACGACGATCTACGAGGGCACCACCGCGATTCAGGCCAACGACTTCATCGGCCGCAAGATCGCGCGCGAAAAAGGGATGACCATCAAGGCGGTGGTCGAGCAGATGCGTGCGGTCGAGG
The nucleotide sequence above comes from Nitrogeniibacter mangrovi. Encoded proteins:
- a CDS encoding electron transfer flavoprotein subunit beta/FixA family protein, whose translation is MKILVPVKRVVDYNVKVRVKSDGSGVDIANVKMSMNPFDEIAVEEAVRLKEAGVATEVVAISCGVAQCQETLRTAMAIGADRGILVQTDEELQPLAVAKLLKAICDKESPELVVLGKQAIDDDANQTGQMLASLMNVAQATFASKVAIADGKATVTREIDGGLETLSMSLPAIVTTDLRLNEPRYATLPNIMKAKKKPLETVTPADLGVDVAPRLKTLKVEEPPKRSAGVKVADVAELVAKLKNEAKVI
- a CDS encoding electron transfer flavoprotein subunit alpha/FixB family protein, producing MSILVIAEHDNAVLKAATLNTVAAAQAIGGDIDLLVAGSGCGAVAEAGARLAGVGRVLVADAGHYAEHGAENLAALVVARAGGYSHILAPASTFGKNLLPRVAATLDVAQISDIIAVESADTFKRPIYAGNAIATVQSADPVKLITVRTTAFEAVGEGGSAAVEAIDAAADTGLSALVGRELTKSERPELGAASVIVSGGRGVGSSENYHALLEPLADKLGAALGASRAAVDAGYVPNDYQVGQTGKIVAPQLYVAVGISGAIQHLAGMKDSKVIVAINKDEEAPIFQVADYGLVADLFEAVPALTAALG
- a CDS encoding acyl-CoA dehydrogenase, with the protein product MSEYSAPIRDMQFVLKELAGLADIGQLPGCEEASEDLVDAVLEEAGKFATGVLSPLNRIGDQQGARWNDGEVTTAEGWKAAYTQFSESGWTSLAGDPEYGGQGLPKIVNVAVMEMWKSANMAFSLCPMLTTGAIEALVLRGTDAQKATYLPRMISGEWTGTMNLTEPQAGSDLAAVRTKAEPQADGSYRIFGQKIFITYGEHDMTDNIVHLVLARLPDAPEGVKGISLFVVPKFMVNDDGSLGERNDVHCVSIEHKLGIHASPTCVLAFGDKGGAVGYLVGEANRGLEYMFIMMNEARFAVGMEGVALSERAYQQAVGYARDRVQGTEAGVRGGPKVPIIRHADVRRLLMSMRSQTEAMRAVAYVVAAATDVAHNHADEGERARAQAFVDLMIPIVKGWSTENSVDIASMGVQVHGGMGFIEETGAAQHLRDARITTIYEGTTAIQANDFIGRKIAREKGMTIKAVVEQMRAVEVELAQHENEEFRAIRAALAAGIVAVEEAVAYILETYGQDIKAASVGSVPMLKLFGIVAGGWQMARAALASRRQIEAGSTDAFYRNKIHTARFYADHVLSQAPGLAYAVIHGASGAWALEDDAF
- a CDS encoding TetR/AcrR family transcriptional regulator, which translates into the protein MENQTPKPRVQLDRKAWVLAAIELLAKEGVTGLRVELLAKHQKVTKGSFYWHFKDRRDLLDAVLDYWKDGRIRDIVKQTRAEPGQELAQIHHVIDVYSTSRSRRGIMIELAVRDWAKRDAVAAAVVEEVDTKRLECARALFLACGVPMAEASSRSMLLYAYVFGVSLMFCDRYAPDLDALKRDIADLIARSASSRREHSTEAG
- a CDS encoding TatD family hydrolase; the encoded protein is MLIDTHCHLDAAEFAADRAAVIDRARAAGVAGFVVPGVTAAGFDGLDELADATPGMARAFGLHPLYIDCARQADLDLLAARLEREDVVAVGEIGLDGFVPTPTLETQLPWFEAQLALARRAGLPVILHVRRAVDAITAAVRRAGVAGGIAHAFNGSEQQARQLAALGFKFGFGGTLTYPGSRRIRALAQALPLEWIVLETDAPDIAPVWARGQRNEPATVARIAQELAELRGLSVEAVIEATGRNALAVLPRLGAVLAAA
- a CDS encoding energy-coupling factor ABC transporter permease, coding for MNFAAELFPTAWLWGAGVLAAAVAVWMVRTGPWASLRDSLRLNLFLGCGVMLALVWSLKAGVNPGLNLHLIGAMVVTLVLGPQLGLGALALALAGITLNGGAPWSAFAINWLVMGVVPVLVANTYFRLVERYAPKHFFVFIFVIAFFGSAVTAVLEGVVASLVLWAAGAYSFDFLAANYLPYFLLLGFSEAWLSGMTVTLMVVFRPGWVIRFDDRVYLWNK